The Streptomyces cyanogenus DNA segment GAACTCGGGCGTGATCGGCTCGACGTAGGTGGCGTCGGCGATCTCCGGGTCGGTCATGATCGTCGCCGGGTTGGAGTTGACGAGGATGACGCGCAGGCCTTCGGCCTTGAGCACGCGGCACGCCTGGGTGCCGGAGTAGTCGAACTCGGCGGCCTGGCCGATGACGATCGGGCCGGAGCCGATGACCAGGACGGACTGGATATCGGTGCGCTTAGGCACGCTGGCCCTCCATCAGGGAAACGAAGCGGTCGAAGAGGTAGGCGGCGTCGTGCGGGCCGGCTGCCGCTTCGGGGTGGTACTGGACGGAGAAGGCCGGCTGGTCGAGCAGCTGCAGGCCCTCCACGACGTCGTCGTTCAGGCAGACGTGCGAGACCTCGGCACGGCCGAACTTCGTCTCGCTGACCTTGTCGAGCGGCGCGTCCACGGCGAAGCCGTGGTTGTGCGCGGTGACCTCGACCTTGCCGGTCGTACGGTCCTGGACCGGCTGGTTGATGCCCCGGTGGCCGTACTTCAGCTTGTAGGTGCCGAAGCCGAGGGCGCGGCCGAGGATCTGGTTGCCGAAGCAGATGCCGAACAGGGGCGTCCTGCGCTCCAGGACGGCGGTCATGAGCGCGACCGGGCCGTCGGCGGTCGCCGGGTCGCCGGGACCGTTGGAGAAGAAGACACCGTCCGGGTTGACGGCGTAGATCTCGTCGGCCGTGGCGGTGGCGGGCAGGACGTGCACCTCGATGCCGCGCTCGGCCATGCGGTGCGGGGTCATGCCCTTGATGCCGAGGTCGATGGCGGCGACCGTGAACCGCTTCTCGCCGACCGCCGGGACGACGTACGCCTCCTTGGTCGCGACCTCCTCGTAGAGGCTCGCGCCCTTCATGTGCGGCTGGGCCTGCACGCGCTCCAGCAGCTCGGCCTCGGAGGCGCTGTCGAGCACAGTGCCGGAGAAGATGCCGGCGCGCATGGAGCCGCGCTCACGCAGATGGCGGGTCAGGGCCCGGGTGTCGATGCCGGAGATGCCGACGACGCCCTGCCGCTCCAGCTCGTCGTCCAGGGAGCGCTTGGCGCGCCAGTTGGACGGCACGCGCGCGGGGTCGCGCACGACGTAGCCGGAGACCCAGATGCGGCTCGACTCGTCGTCCTCGTCGTTCCAGCCGGTGTTGCCGATCTGCGGGGCGGTCGCGACGACGATCTGGCGGTCGTACGACGGGTCGGTGAGGGTCTCCTGGTAGCCGGTCATGCCGGTGGAGAACACGGCCTCGCCGAAGGTCTCCCCCACGGCCCCGTAGGCGCGGCCGCGGAAGATGCGGCCGTCCTCCAGGACGAGTACGGCGGGAAGCGCCTGGTTCCTCTGGGAGGAGCTTCCCCTGGTGGAGGTCGTCATCGTGCGCCTTCCGTGTCGTTGGTCATCTGGTTCAGGGTGTCGACCCACTCGGTGTGCTCGGCCGCGCGGTCGGAGCGGAAACCGGAGTCGATCAGTTTGTCGCCGTGTGCCCAGGTCACCACCAGCAGTCCGCCCTCGGTGAGGACCTTGCCGGCGATGCCCTTGTCGAGGCGGGCGCCGCGCAGGGCGGCCGTGGGGACGAAGAAGTCGGTCGCTCCGGGGCGCTCGACCTCCAGGCCCGCGTCGGTCAGGGTGAGCTCGGCCCGGCTGCGGGTGCCCAGGCCGTGGGCCACGATGCGGTCCAGCCACTGCCCGGCGGTGGTGGAGCCGTGGTAGCGGCCGCTCATCGTCAGTCTCGCCGCACCGGGCTGCTCCGGCGCGGTGGGGAGCGCCGGGAGGTCGCCCTGGAGGGTGCCGCGCCACTTCCAGCCCTCGCGCATCAGCCAGTAGACCAGCGCGATGAAGAGGGCCAGTCCGACGAGCCAGCCGATGCGGGCCCCCCAGTCGGTGACCTCGGCCGACTTCTTGGCCTCGGCCAGCAGGATTACAGGTGTCACGTGAGCTTCCCGTCGACGAGCGTGGCCTTGCCCCGCAGCCACGTGTGCGTCACACGGCCCGGCAGCTCGCGTCCCTCGTACGGGGTGTTGCGGCTGCGCGAGGCGAAGCCCGCGGGGTCCACCCGGCCACGGTATTCCGTGTCGACCAGGGTGAGGTTGGCGGGCTCACCAGCCGAGACGGGACGGCCGTGCCCGGTGGCCTGTCCGATCCGCGCGGGCTTGACGGACATGCGGTCGGCGACGCCGGCCCAGTCCAGCAGGCCCGTGTCGACCATGGTCTCCTGAACCACTGACAACGCGGTCTCCAGGCCGACCATGCCCATGGCGGCGGCGGCCCACTCGCAGTCCTTGTCCTCGTGCGGGTGCGGGGCGTGGTCGGTGGCGACGATGTCGATCGTGCCGTCGGCGAGCGCCTCGCGCAGGGCCAGCACGTCGCGCTCGGTGCGCAGCGGCGGGTTGACCTTGTAGACGGGGTTGTAGGTGCGCACCAGCTCGTCGGTGAGGAGCAGGTGGTGCGGGGTGACCTCGGCGGTGACGTCGATGCCGCGGGACTTGGCCCAGCGGACGATCTCGACGCTGCCGGCGGTCGAGAGGTGGCAGATGTGGACGCGGGAGCCGACGTGGTCGGCGAGCAGCACGTCCCGCGCGATGATCGACTCCTCGGCGACGGCCGGCCAGCCGCCCAGGCCCAGCTCGGCGGAGACGACGCCCTCGTTCATCTGGGCGCCCTCGGTGAGACGCGGCTCCTGCGCGTGCTGGGCGACGACACCGCCGAAGGCCTTCACGTACTCCAGCGCGCGGCGCATGATCACGGCGTCGTCCACGCACTTGCCGTCGTCGGAGAAGACGGTGACGCCGGCGGCGGACTCGTGCATGGCGCCCAGCTCGGCGAGCTTCCTGCCCTCCAGGCCGACGGTGACTGCGCCGATGGGGTGTACGTCGCAGTAGCCGTGCTCCCTGCCGAGCCGCCAGACCTGCTCGACCACACCGGCGGTGTCGGCGACCGGGAAGGTGTTGGCCATGGCGAACACGGCCGTGTAGCCGCCGCTCGCCGCGGCGCGGGTGCCGGTGAGGACGGTCTCGGAGTCCTCGCGGCCGGGTTCGCGCAGGTGGGTGTGCAGGTCGACCAGGCCGGGGAGGAGCACCTTGCCGTCGGCCTCCACCACCTCGGCGCCCTCGGCGGACAGGCCGCTGCCCACCTCGGCGATGGTCTCGCCGTCGATCAGGACGTCCTGCGGCGCGCCGCCGAGCACCTTCGCACCGCGGATCAGGATCTTGCTCATGTTCTTACTTCTCCTCGGTACGGGTGTGGGTGACGGCAGGCTCGTTTCCGCCCAGCAGCAGGTACAGGACGGCCATCCGGATGGAGACGCCGTTGGCGACCTGCTCGACGGCGGTGCAGCGGTCGGAGTCGGCGACCTCGGCGGTGATCTCCATGCCGCGGACCATCGGGCCGGGGTGCATGACGACGGCGTGCTCGGGCAGCTTGGCCATGCGGTCGCCGTCGAGGCCGTAGCGCCGCGCGTACTCGCGCTCGGTGGGGAAGAAGGCCGCGTTCATGCGCTCGCGCTGGACGCGGAGCATCATCACCGCGTCGCACTTGGGCAGCGTGCTGTCGAGGTCGTACGACACCGCGCACGGCCAGGACTCGACGCCGACCGGCACCAGGGTGGGCGGGGCGACCAGGGTGACCTCGGCGCCGAGCGTGTGCAGCAGGTCGACGTTGGAGCGGGCGACCCGGCTGTGCAGGACGTCACCGACGATGGTGATCCGCTTGCCGGACAGGTCCTGGCCGATCCCGGCGTCCCGGCCGATCAGCCGGCGGCGCATGGTGAAGGCGTCCAGCAGGGCCTGGGTGGGGTGCTGGTGGGTGCCGTCACCGGCGTTGATGACGGCGGCGTCGATCCAGCCCGAGTTGGCGAGGCGGTACGGGGCTCCGGAGGCTCCGTGCCGGATGACAACGGCGTCGACGCCCATGGCCTCCAGGGTCTGCGCGGTGTCCTTCAGGGACTCGCCCTTGGACACCGACGAGCCCTTGGCGGTGAAGTTGATGACGTCCGCGGACAGCCGCTTCTCGGCGGCCTCGAAGGAGATCCGCGTCCGCGTGGAGTCCTCGAAGAAGAGGTTGACGATCGTCCGGCCGCGCAGGGTCGGCAGCTTCTTGATCGGCCGGTCGGCCACCCGGGCCATCTCCTCGGCGGTGTCGAGGATCAGGACGGCGTCGTCGCGGGTGAGGTCGGCGGCCGAGATGAGATGACGCTGCATCTGTCAGGCTCCGTAAGGCAGTTCAATGAGGAGATGTACGGCAAACCGGCGCGTGTGCGGGCATGCCGAAGCAGCCCGGCGCCCGGGTTGCTACTGGCCGGTCTTCACACCGAGCAGCACGGTGTCGCGACCGTCCTCCTCGGCGAGCTGGACCTTGACCGTCTCCCGCAGCGACGTGGGGAGGTTCTTGCCGACGTAGTCGGCGCGGATGGGCAGTTCGCGGTGGCCGCGGTCGACCAGGACCGCGAGCTGCACCGCGCGCGGGCGCCCGATGTCGTTCAGGGCGTCGAGGGCGGCACGGATGGTACGGCCGGAGAAGAGCACGTCGTCGACGAGGACGACCAGCCGGCCGTCGATGCCGTCACCGGGGATCTCGGTGCGGGCCAGCGCGCGCGGGGGATGCATGCGCAGGTCGTCGCGGTACATGGTGATGTCGAGCGAGCCGACCGGGACCTTGCGGTCGGTGATCTGCTCCAGCTTGGCGGCGAGCCGCTGGGCGAGGAAGACACCCCGGGTCGGAATGCCGAGGAGCACCACGTCGTCGGCGCCCTTGGCGCGCTCGACGATCTCGTGGGCGATGCGGGTGAGCACCCGCGCGATGTCGGGGCCCTCGAGAACGGGCCGGGCATCGGACGCTTGCGGATGTGCAGGCGAGTCGTGCTTGTCCATACGAAACGGACCTCCTTCTCCGCCTCACGGGACGGACCTTAAAGGACGTCGGAATTGCGCCATCCACCGTAGCAGGTCGCCCGGCGGGCCTTTGCCACCCCCCGGGCACCACCCCGGCACCCGCGCGGCACCCGTCCGCCACCCCACATTCACCCACTTGGCTCAACGCGCCGCCACTACCACGGAAGAGTCGGTGTGGACCATCCGGCTTGACGCGCAAGAGTCACGCTGCGTAACCTCACAGTGAGTTACCAGCCGCGCGGCGGGAAGACAGTCCGGTCGCGTCGACACAGTGTCCGGGGAGCTATATGTCCAGCGAATACGCCAAACAGCTCGGGGCCAAGCTCCGGGCCATCCGCACCCAGCAGGGCCTTTCCCTCCACGGTGTCGAGGAGAAGTCCCAGGGGCGCTGGAAGGCCGTGGTGGTCGGTTCGTACGAGCGCGGCGACCGTGCCGTGACCGTGCAGCGACTGGCCGAGCTGGCCGATTTCTATGGCGTTCCGGTGCAGGAGCTCCTGCCGGGCACCACGCCGGGCGGCGCCGCCGAGCCGCCGCCGAAGCTGGTCCTGGACCTGGAGCGGCTGGCCACCGTGCCGGCCGAGAAGGCGGGCCCCCTGCAGCGCTACGCGGCGACGATCCAGTCCCAGCGCGGTGACTACAACGGCAAGGTGCTCTCCATCCGCCAGGACGACCTGCGCACACTCGCCGTCATCTACGACCAGTCCCCCTCGGTCCTCACCGAGCAGCTGATCAGCTGGGGCGTCCTGGACGCGGACGCGCGCCGCGCGGTCGCGACCCACGAAGAGGCGTAAGCACTCCACAGCCTCAGCAGAAACGTGCCGCCGGGGTGGCCGGAACCATGCGGTTCCGGCCACCCCGGCGGCGTTCCCGCGGTCGCTGCAGGAACGTCGGAGGGCCCGCAGCACCGACGTGCTGCGGGCCCTCCGACGATGGCGCGTACGGGGCGGTCAGGCCTCGTCCCGGCGCAGGGACGGCTTGAGCTCCTTCAGGCGGCCCAGCAGTCCGTTGACGAACGAGGGCGACTCGTCGGTCGAGAACTCCTTCGCCAGCTGCACCATCTCGTCCAGGACGACGGCGTCCGGGGTCTCGTCGACCCAGATCAGCTCGTACGCGCCCAGCCGCAGGATGTTGCGGTCCACGACCGGCATGCGGTCGAGCGTCCAGCCCACCGCGTACTGGGCGATCAGCTCGTCGATCCGCTTCGCGTGCTCGGCGTAGCCCTCGACCAGCTGCATCGTGTACTCGCTGACCGGCGGCTGCCGGGTGTCGGACCGGGAGAGCCGGATCCAGTCCGCGAGGACCGTCAGGACGTCGGCGCCGCGCTGGTCGCCCTCGAAGAGGATCTGGAAGGCGCGCTTGCGGGCCGTGTTGCGGGCAGCCACGGTTAGCTGTTCACCCGGCCGAGGTAGTCGCTGCTGCGGGTGTCGACCTTGATCTTCTCACCGGTGGTGATGAAGAGCGGGACCTGGATCTGGTGGCCGGTCTCCAGGGTGGCGGGCTTGGTCCCACCGGTGGAGCGGTCGCCCTGGACGCCCGGCTCGGTCTCGGCGATGGTCAGCTCGACGGCGGCGGGCAGCTCGACGAAGAGAACCTCGCCCTCGTGCTGCGCGACGGTGGCGGTGAAGCCCTCGACCAGGAAGTTCGCGGCGTCGCCGACGGCCTTCCGGTCGATGTGCAGCTGGTCGTAGGTCTCCATGTCCATGAAGACGAAGTACTCGCCGTCCATGTACGAGAACTGCATGTCGCGCTTGTCGACAGTGGCCGTCTCGACCTTGACACCGGCGTTGAAGGTCTTGTCGACGACCTTGCCGGAGAGCACGTTCTTGAGCTTGGTGCGCACGAAGGCCGGGCCCTTGCCGGGCTTGACGTGCTGGAACTCGACGACGGACCAGAGCTGGCCGCCTTCGAGCTTGAGCACCATGCCGTTCTTGAGGTCGTTCGTGGAAGCCACGGTTGCGGAATCTCCTGGACTGACGTACGACCCCGGCGCACGCACCTGCCTAGAGGGCGAGCAGCTCCTTGGTCGTGATGGTGAGTAGCTCGGGTCCGCCGTCCGCCTCGGGGCGCACGACGAGCGTGTCATCGATCCGGACGCCGCCCCGGCCCGGGAGGTGGACCCCCGGTTCGACGGTGACCGGCACGCAAGCGTCCAGTTTACCCATGGCTGAGGGAGCCAACTGCGGGTCCTCGTCGATTTCGAGTCCGACACCGTGGCCGGTCAGCGGTGGCAGGGCCTCCGCATAGCCCGCGGAGTCCAGCACCTGGCGGGCCGCACGGTCGACGTCACGGCAGGCGGCACCGGGCGCCAGGGCCTCGCGTCCGGCGCGCTGAGCGGCGAAGACGAGGTCGTAGAGCTGGATCTGCCAGTCGGCGGGAGAGGTGCCGATGACGAAGGTACGGCCGATCTCGCAACGGTAGCCGCGATAGGTGGCGCCCAGGCAGACGGAGAGGAAGTCGCCCTCCTCCACGCGCCGGTCGGTGGGGCGGTGGCCGCGGCGGCCGGCGTGCGGTCCGGTGGCCACCGAGGTGGAGAAGGCCGGTCCGTCGGCGCCGTGGTCGACCAGGCGCCGCTCCAGCTCCAGGGCGAGGTGCCGTTCGGTGCGGCCGACCAGGATGGACTCCAGCAGCTCGCCGAGGGCCTGGTCGGCGATCTCGGCGCCGATGCGCAGGCAGGAGATCTCCTCCTCGTCCTTGACCACCCTGAGCTGCTCGACGGCTCCGCCGAGGTCGGTGAGGCGGAGCTTCGGGGCGACGGAGGCGATGGCCCGGTGCCGGGTGACGGTGAGGTGGTGTTCCTCGACCGCCAGGGAGTCGGCGTCCTGGCCGGCGGCGAGGCCGGCTGCCGCGACGGCGGCGTCGCCGTCGTTCGACGCGAGGACGTGCAGGCGCAGGTTCTCGTCCGGCCTGCCTTCGTGGGGGCGGTCGTCCGGCGGGCCGGCGCAGACCAGGAGATCCTCGCGTCTGCCGAGCAGCAGGACGGCGCCCTGCGGGGCTGCGGCGGCGAGGTAGCGGACGTTGGCCGGGCGGGTGACGAGCGCTGCCGCGGTGCCGGCCGCGTTGACGTGGTCTCTCAGCCGGGATCGGCGGTTCGCGTACACCTCTGACATGAGATGAGCGTAGGAGTTTTGTGCCGATTGTGCCGATTCGTGGGGGCCGAGTGGGGTTGCGGGGCAGGTGGGGGTGGTGCCGACGGCGGCCGGCTGTGGGCGCGTGGTGGCGTCTCGCGCCCACGCGCCGGTGCCGCGCGCCGGTCCGGTCCCGCACCCCTCACGGCGCTGCCGCACGGCCCGTTCACCAGCTCGGCGGGCTCGCGATCGCTCTGGCCAGGACCTCGTCCAGCACACGCGCCGTGCCGGGGACGTCCAGCTGCGAGTTGTCGATGATCGGGAGGCCCGAGCCGTACCAGCCGGCCATGCGGCCGTGGATGCGGGCCACCTCCTCGTCGGTGAGACGGCGGTTCCCGGTGCGTTCGGCGTTGCGCTCCAGGACGACGTCCAGGCCCGGCAGGAGGACCACCGGAAGCAGTCCGGGGCCCACGTGCCGCTTCCAGCCGCCGAGGCCCACGACCGGGCGGTCCGGGAAGACGGCGTCGTCCAGGATGCAGGAGATGCCGTTGGCGAGGAAGTTGCGGGCGGCGAAGCCGCAGGTGCGGCGGGCCAGGCGGTACTGGGCCTCGGAGTTGTCGTTCCAGCCCGACTGGGGGTCGGCGAAGCCCGAGCGGACCCATTCGCGGACGTCGTCGAGGCTGATGTGGGCCGTGGGGACGCGGCGGTGGTCCGCCCAGTACTTGGCGACGCTGGTCTTGCCCGCGCCGGCCGGGCCGATGAGGAGGACGGCGAGGGTGGTGGCCGTCGCGTCCGGTGCCGTGCCCGCGGCGGGCGGCGCCGCGGGCGCGCCGACCGGGCCGCCGGGTGGCAGGGGGACGTGCCCGGTGGTATCGGGGGCCGGCGGGCCGGAGGTGTGCTGCTGCGGGGGCGCGGCCGGCGGCACCGGGCCGGAGGGAGCCGGGGGCTGCTGCGGTGCGGGCGGCACCGGGCCCGACGGGACCGGGAAGCCCGGCACCGGAGGCGGCGGGGGCACGGGGGCGGGCCCCTGGGAGGCGCCCGGGTACGCACCCGGGTGGTGTGCGGCCGGCGGCCAGCCGGTGTGCGGTCCCTGCCCCGGCTGGTGGGGCGGCGGCAGCGGAGACCCCACTGCGTGCTGCATCCGTTGCCACTCCGTCTCGTACAGGCGATGCGTGCCGGCGGCGGGGCGGGCCCCGCTCGCTACCGAACGGTACCGTCCCCGGCCGCCGTTTGGTGAAACGGCCGGGGGCGGCCCGAAGTGCCCGGTGGGCGAGGGAGTTCGGACGCGGGCAAGCGGCCCGGGCGGGTGCGGGGCGGTCCCGGGCCTACTGGCCGACCTCGCCGTAGGCGGCGAGGAGGACGGCCGGGTCCGGGCCCTCCAGGACGGTCGGCTTGGCCAGCCCGTCCAGGACGATGAAGCGCAGCATGTCGCCACGGGACTTCTTGTCGACCTTCATCGTCTCCAGCAGCTTGGGCCACTGGTCGTAGCGGTAGTGCAGCGGCAGGCCGACGGACTCCAGGACGGTGCGGTGGCGGTCGGCCGTCGCATCGTCCAGCCGGCCCGCCAGCCGGCCCAGTTCGGCGGCGAAGTGCATGCCGACCGCGACGGCCGCTCCGTGCCGCCACTTGTACCGCTCGTTCTTCTCGATGGCGTGGCCGAGCGTGTGGCCGTAGTTGAGGATCTCCCGCAGGCCCGACTCCTTCAGGTCCGAGGAGACGACCTCAGCCTTGACCCGGATCGAGCGCTCGATCAGCTCGGCCGTGTGCGGGCCCGCCGGGGTGCGGGCGGCCTCGGGGTCGGCCTCGATCAGGTCCAGGATCGCCGGGTCCGCGATGAACCCCGCCTTGATGATCTCGGCCAGACCGGAGACGTAGTCGTTCACGGAGAGGGAGTCCAGCGCCGCCAGATCGCACAGCACGCCGGCCGGCGGGTGGAAGGAGCCGACCAGGTTCTTGCCCTCGGCGGTGTTGATGCCGGTCTTGCCGCCGACCGCCGCGTCCACCATGGCCAGCACGGTGGTCGGGACGGCGATCCAGCGCACCCCGCGCAGCCAGGTCGCCGCGACGAACCCGGCCAGGTCCGTGGTCGAGCCGCCGCCGACCCCGACGATGGCGTCGGTGCGGGTGAAACCGCACTGGCCGAGCGCCTTCCAGCAGTAGGCGGCGACCTCGGCGGTCTTGGCCTCCTCGGCGTTGGGCACCTGGATGGCGACGGCCTCGTAGCCCTGCTCGGCCAGATCGGCGCGCAGCGCCTCACCGGTCTCGGCCAGCGCCTCCGGGTGGATCACGGCGACCCGCTTGGCCTGGTCCCCGATCAGCCCGGCCAGCTCGCCCAGCAGCTGCCGGCCCACCAGCACCTCGTACGGGTCGGTGCCCGCGGTGCCGGCGACCGGGATCCGGGTGAGTGCCTCGCTCATACCTGCTTCAACTCCAGTGCGTCCCATGCCGCCTGCGTGACCTCTTCGGGCGTGCGGCCGTCCGTCGCCACGACGACGGTGGCGACCTCCTCGTACAGGTGCCGGCGGGCCTCCATCAGCTCCCGCCACTGCTTGCGCGGGTTGACCGCGAGCAGCGGGCGGGCCACGTTCAGGCCGGTGCGCCTGACGGCCTCCTCGACCTCCATCGACAGGTAGATCACCCGGTGCCCGGCCAGCAGCGCCCGGGTGTCGGGGTCCAGGACCGCCCCGCCGCCGAGCGCGACGACACCCGGGTGCTCGGCGAGCGCGGTCCGCACGGCGGCCTTCTCCAGCGCGCGGAAGGCGGCCTCTCCCTCGTCCACGAAAATCTCGGCGATCGTGCGGCCCTCGGCCGCCACGATGTCCTCGTCGGTGTCCCGGTAGCCGACGCCGAGGCGCTCGGCGAGCAGCTGTCCGACGGTGGACTTGCCCACACCCATCGGACCGACCAGCACGACCGCAGGCATACCGCTCACCGGATGGCCAGGTTGTCGAGGTACGACCGGACGTTGCGGCGGGTCTCCGGGACGGAGTCACCGCCGAACTTCTCGGCGACCGCGTCCGCGAGGACGAGCGCCACCATGGCCTCGGCGACGATGCCGGCCGCCGGGACGGCGGAGACGTCGGAGCGCTGGTGGTGGGCCTGGGCGGGCTCGCCGGTGGTGACGTCCACCGTCTTCAGCGCGCGCGGCACGGTGGCGATCGGCTTCATGGCGGCCCGCACCCGCAGCAGCTCACCCGTGCTGAGGCCGCCCTCGGTGCCGCCCGAGCGGCCGGAGACGCGCCGGATGCCCTCCGGCGTGTTGACGATCTCGTCGTGCGCCTGGGAGCCGGGCACGCGGGCCAGCTCGAAGCCGTCGCCGATCTCGACGCCCTTGATCGCCTGGATGCCCATGAGCGCGCCGGCGAGGCGGGCGTCCAGCTTGCGGTCCCAGTGCACGTGCGAACCGAGGCCGACCGGGACGTCGTAGGCCAGCACCTCGACCACGCCGCCCAGGGTGTCGCCGTCCTTGTGGGCCTGGTCGATCTCGGCGACCATCGCCTTCGAGGCGTCGGCGTCGAGGCAGCGCACCGGGTCCGCGTCGAGCTTCTCGACGTCGGCCGGAGTGGGGTAGACGCCCTGCGGGGCCTTCACGGAGCACAGCTCGACCACGTGGGAGACGATCTCGATGCCGGCGGTCTCCTTCAGGTACGACCGGGCGACCGCGCCCAGCGCGACGCGGGCCGCCGTCTCCCGGGCCGAGGCGCGCTCCAGGATCGGCCGGGCCTCGTCGAAGCCGTACTTCTGCATGCCCGCCAGGTCGGCGTGGCCCGGGCGGGGGCGGGTCAGCGGCGCGTTGCGGCCCAGTCCCGCGAGCACCTCGGGGTCGACCGGATCGGCCGCCATGACCTGTTCCCACTTCGGCCACTCGGTGTTGCCCACCATGATCGCCACCGGCGAGCCCAGGGTCAGGCCGTGCCGGACACCGCCCAGGAAGGTGACCTCGTCCCGCTCGAACTTCATGCGGGCACCGCGGCCATAGCCGAGCCGCCGCCGCGCCAGGTGGTCCGCCACCATGTCCGTGGTGATCGGCACGCCGGCGGGAAGACCCTCCAGCGTCGCGACAAGTGCGGGACCGTGGGACTCCCCCGCGGTCAGCCAACGCAGCCTGCTCAACGGTGCTCCTCAGTGCTCGCGCCCGGTACTGCCCTGCGCACGCGCGTCCTCGCGTACGGCGACGGCGCGACCGGGTGCGCGACCCCGGTACGCCACCTCCGATCCTCCCACGTCCGGGGGCGGAAACCGGCCGCCGGTCCAGCAGGCGGACGCGTGCGCGGGGGTCAGCGGGCCGCGAGCGCCTTCTCTCCTGCGTGCCGCATGGCGTCCAGTGGGCCCGGGGTGCGCCCGGTCATCTGCTCGAACTGGAGCACGGCCTGGTGGACCAGCAGGTCGAGGCCGCTGACCACGGCGCCGCCGAACATGGACCAGCGGGCCGCCAGCTCGGTGGGCCAGGGGTCGTAGAGCACGTCGAAGAGGGTGGCGGGGCGCTCGGGTACGGCGGTGGCGAGGGCGTCGGTGGTGCCGGCGGGCGTGGTGGCGATCACCAGCGGGGCGCGCAGCGCCTCGGCCGCGTCCGACCAGTCCGCCGTACGAACGTCCACGTCGAGCCGCTCGCCCCACTGCCGCATCTCGGCGGCGCGGGCCTCGCTGCGGACGTAGGCGACGACCTCCCCGGTGCAGACCCGGGCCAGCGCGGCGAGCGCGGAGGAGGCCGTGGCGCCGGCGCCGAGGATCGCGGCGGAGTCGACCTGCTCGATGCCGTGCTCGCGCAGGGCGGCCACCATGCCCGGGATGTCGGTGTTGTCGCCGCGCCGGCGTCCGTCCTCGGTGAAGACGAGCGTGTTGACCGCGTCGACCGAGGCGGCGGTGTCGCTGATCTCGTCCAGCAGCGGGATGACCGCCCGCTTCAGCGGCATGGTCAGCGACAGCCCGGCCCACTCCGGCCCGAGCCGGTCCAGGAAGCCGGGCAGGGCGGCCTCGTCGAC contains these protein-coding regions:
- the carA gene encoding glutamine-hydrolyzing carbamoyl-phosphate synthase small subunit, with protein sequence MTTSTRGSSSQRNQALPAVLVLEDGRIFRGRAYGAVGETFGEAVFSTGMTGYQETLTDPSYDRQIVVATAPQIGNTGWNDEDDESSRIWVSGYVVRDPARVPSNWRAKRSLDDELERQGVVGISGIDTRALTRHLRERGSMRAGIFSGTVLDSASEAELLERVQAQPHMKGASLYEEVATKEAYVVPAVGEKRFTVAAIDLGIKGMTPHRMAERGIEVHVLPATATADEIYAVNPDGVFFSNGPGDPATADGPVALMTAVLERRTPLFGICFGNQILGRALGFGTYKLKYGHRGINQPVQDRTTGKVEVTAHNHGFAVDAPLDKVSETKFGRAEVSHVCLNDDVVEGLQLLDQPAFSVQYHPEAAAGPHDAAYLFDRFVSLMEGQRA
- a CDS encoding dihydroorotase, which encodes MSKILIRGAKVLGGAPQDVLIDGETIAEVGSGLSAEGAEVVEADGKVLLPGLVDLHTHLREPGREDSETVLTGTRAAASGGYTAVFAMANTFPVADTAGVVEQVWRLGREHGYCDVHPIGAVTVGLEGRKLAELGAMHESAAGVTVFSDDGKCVDDAVIMRRALEYVKAFGGVVAQHAQEPRLTEGAQMNEGVVSAELGLGGWPAVAEESIIARDVLLADHVGSRVHICHLSTAGSVEIVRWAKSRGIDVTAEVTPHHLLLTDELVRTYNPVYKVNPPLRTERDVLALREALADGTIDIVATDHAPHPHEDKDCEWAAAAMGMVGLETALSVVQETMVDTGLLDWAGVADRMSVKPARIGQATGHGRPVSAGEPANLTLVDTEYRGRVDPAGFASRSRNTPYEGRELPGRVTHTWLRGKATLVDGKLT
- a CDS encoding aspartate carbamoyltransferase catalytic subunit, with amino-acid sequence MQRHLISAADLTRDDAVLILDTAEEMARVADRPIKKLPTLRGRTIVNLFFEDSTRTRISFEAAEKRLSADVINFTAKGSSVSKGESLKDTAQTLEAMGVDAVVIRHGASGAPYRLANSGWIDAAVINAGDGTHQHPTQALLDAFTMRRRLIGRDAGIGQDLSGKRITIVGDVLHSRVARSNVDLLHTLGAEVTLVAPPTLVPVGVESWPCAVSYDLDSTLPKCDAVMMLRVQRERMNAAFFPTEREYARRYGLDGDRMAKLPEHAVVMHPGPMVRGMEITAEVADSDRCTAVEQVANGVSIRMAVLYLLLGGNEPAVTHTRTEEK
- the pyrR gene encoding bifunctional pyr operon transcriptional regulator/uracil phosphoribosyltransferase PyrR, with the translated sequence MDKHDSPAHPQASDARPVLEGPDIARVLTRIAHEIVERAKGADDVVLLGIPTRGVFLAQRLAAKLEQITDRKVPVGSLDITMYRDDLRMHPPRALARTEIPGDGIDGRLVVLVDDVLFSGRTIRAALDALNDIGRPRAVQLAVLVDRGHRELPIRADYVGKNLPTSLRETVKVQLAEEDGRDTVLLGVKTGQ
- the bldD gene encoding transcriptional regulator BldD; amino-acid sequence: MSSEYAKQLGAKLRAIRTQQGLSLHGVEEKSQGRWKAVVVGSYERGDRAVTVQRLAELADFYGVPVQELLPGTTPGGAAEPPPKLVLDLERLATVPAEKAGPLQRYAATIQSQRGDYNGKVLSIRQDDLRTLAVIYDQSPSVLTEQLISWGVLDADARRAVATHEEA
- the nusB gene encoding transcription antitermination factor NusB, which translates into the protein MAARNTARKRAFQILFEGDQRGADVLTVLADWIRLSRSDTRQPPVSEYTMQLVEGYAEHAKRIDELIAQYAVGWTLDRMPVVDRNILRLGAYELIWVDETPDAVVLDEMVQLAKEFSTDESPSFVNGLLGRLKELKPSLRRDEA
- the efp gene encoding elongation factor P codes for the protein MASTNDLKNGMVLKLEGGQLWSVVEFQHVKPGKGPAFVRTKLKNVLSGKVVDKTFNAGVKVETATVDKRDMQFSYMDGEYFVFMDMETYDQLHIDRKAVGDAANFLVEGFTATVAQHEGEVLFVELPAAVELTIAETEPGVQGDRSTGGTKPATLETGHQIQVPLFITTGEKIKVDTRSSDYLGRVNS
- a CDS encoding aminopeptidase P family protein; this encodes MSEVYANRRSRLRDHVNAAGTAAALVTRPANVRYLAAAAPQGAVLLLGRREDLLVCAGPPDDRPHEGRPDENLRLHVLASNDGDAAVAAAGLAAGQDADSLAVEEHHLTVTRHRAIASVAPKLRLTDLGGAVEQLRVVKDEEEISCLRIGAEIADQALGELLESILVGRTERHLALELERRLVDHGADGPAFSTSVATGPHAGRRGHRPTDRRVEEGDFLSVCLGATYRGYRCEIGRTFVIGTSPADWQIQLYDLVFAAQRAGREALAPGAACRDVDRAARQVLDSAGYAEALPPLTGHGVGLEIDEDPQLAPSAMGKLDACVPVTVEPGVHLPGRGGVRIDDTLVVRPEADGGPELLTITTKELLAL